The following proteins are co-located in the Engraulis encrasicolus isolate BLACKSEA-1 chromosome 2, IST_EnEncr_1.0, whole genome shotgun sequence genome:
- the prr14 gene encoding serine-rich adhesin for platelets isoform X4, with translation MTLPSAKAQMQELESCDMAKDNDTPESPTSAAKSWAMGPLFNSFKSKMASFTEIVMSPVRLFKPTDALPSDAAGVPDGGALSFDSSGDSVLGQKAHVSRRLPIHESPTKDAAVSKLKKERVEEEWSLKSSDLTRGSLRRGKGPSQSDSDTSSVNQNKSVLLGSADPSPSNNLLVRLVSPGRPQLRHTGQRKAIPSDRAEMLNTEPSAESVEPAALPQKLKQLKSGDEQLDDRLSKLSESSVLDTPPDSFSNGDGTSEREDLEESIPVVPHTRIRSSPRKQAKGISMTPAPFAKARASARQKATGKRVVTFGKDVKEAKDVDEEEEEEKKSKRDDCQNMSTDEEVDPPETEESSPEVENARRQRIDRKRIRKPQEVDLEWGGEGPKRRLKAGKAERVPKKQGKNKEMVKKECLSEWMETSEDIVFTKTMHTLLKDSGTNPLSSSHNSSVDSDVSGADGSEAPMKFEGSSRLTRRQAMSKQSTADTVKVDPLENEYADCFTDQFAVSSLAEKSPNDGSSGGGTNENGIAASVPRKGRQRAKKTTPPLNDKSLLNNQSKLNDNSALTNKTPLNDSSLLTSKTKLNDNSLLTNKTNLKSSHDGSVFSPNLEESSASLLNSTALSQSMLKSGRKRRLMKTPSQMFGDELPDDDTPSASFFKLDNTISEMREKKSVRGDEKKRQENAEEPRRDGSADEAQKTPSKRQSPRALKRKSPSPSTERSLVDGPETAEEEDCGALADAEEPPEASASGSGSNRLLRSFSCPEIATLSHHEQPWRSPNALLPSHDRPLRSSAPYHHHHHHRTTPHQPPPHLSPSKRARRHTVCSLEIAREIAPLCLRKEVYPTRRGGLYGSPSHPLCPNPASPSTSFTALVSSFLSSPLAFLSRRSDRAKRKARADDGLSSSSSSTSSSFYSTSSSFSPSVSLSASSSLSPPSTSSSAVHHSPAGFTCIAPPTSSHFSDSVSPADSSTSQDEDSGQQSEDGDESSCLNVEMLSTGIPEEKALSDSEIKMETRHGKVSSIRIRKTLPKPLHHLTPMGLPKLIRPKKKEFSVEEIYTNKNFTKPGEGRLETIFEVPLNRRDGSHCLLGQKRVKRFVEFAELGKVRKARKPLVGLGNSNNATTQKKTGAQTSAGRPRRGAWSTSKDEQNELQLSPEDLDSLLCSKLDELDSLIADDQCSS, from the exons ATGACGTTGCCCTCGGCCAAAGCCCAGATGCAAGAGCTGGAGTCTTGTGACATGGCGAAGGACAATGACACTCCCGAGAGCCCGACGTCAGCTGCCAAGAGTTGGGCCATGGGTCCCTTGTTCAACTCCTTCAAGTCCAAGATGGCCAGCTTCACAGAGATTGTCATGAGCCCCGTCCGGCTCTTCAAGCCCACCGATGCTCTCCCCTCAGACGCGGCAGGAGTGCCCGATGGGGGGGCTCTGAGTTTCGACAGCAGCGGTGATTCCGTCCTCGGCCAGAAGGCCCACGTTTCCCGAAGATTGCCAATTCATGAGAGCCCGACTAAGGACGCTGCTGTTTCAAAGTTGAAAAAGGAacgagtggaggaggagtggagcttGAAGTCCTCTGATTTGACCCGCGGTTCACTGCGTAGGGGTAAAGGGCCGTCTCAGTCTGACTCGGACACGTCCAGCGTCAATCAGAACAAGTCCGTCCTGCTTGGGTCCGCAGATCCCAGCCCGTCCAATAACCTTTTAGTAAGGCTAGTTTCGCCTGGGCGACCCCAACTCAGACACACTGGTCAGAGAAAAGCAATCCCATCAGACCGTGCAGAGATGCTGAACACTGAGCCGTCTGCAGAGTCTGTTGAACCGGCAGCTTTGCCTCAGAAACTGAAGCAGTTAAAGAGCGGTGACGAGCAGCTTGACGACCGGTTGAGCAAGCTGTCTGAGTCCTCCGTGTTGGACACCCCTCCCGACTCGTTCTCCAACGGAGACGGAACGTCCGAGAGGGAAGACCTGGAGGAGAGCATCCCGGTGGTGCCGCacacacgcattcgctccagccCCAGGAAACAGGCTAAGGGCATTTCCATGACTCCTGCACCCTTTGCAAAGGCCAGGGCAAGTGCTCGACAGAAAGCTACCGGAAAGAGAGTAGTAACTTTTGGCAAGGACGTGAAAGAAGCGAAGGAtgttgatgaagaggaggaggaggagaagaagagcaagagagatgacTGTCAAAACATGTCCACAGACGAAGAAGTGGATCCACCTGAGACTGAGGAGTCCTCGCCAGAGGTGGAAAATGCTCGGAGACAACGCATAGACAGGAAACGCATCAGAAAGCCACAGGAAGTGGACCTAGAGTGGGGAGGAGAAGGCCCCAAGAGGAGGCTGAAGGCGGGAAAGGCCGAGCGGGTGCCAAAAAAGCAGGGTAAAAACAAGGAAATGGTCAAGAAGGAATGCTTGAGTGAATGGATGGAGACATCGGAAGATATCGTGTTCACAAAGACCATGCACACCCTGCTGAAAGACTCTGGAACCAACCCGCTGTCAAGTTCCCACAACTCCTCAGTGGACTCAGACGTGTCTGGTGCGGATGGGTCAGAAGCACCCATGAAATTCGAAGGCAGCTCTAGACTGACAAGGAGACAGGCCATGTCAAAGCAGTCAACGGCAGACACTGTAAAAGTCGATCCACTTGAAAACGAATACGCTGATTGCTTCACAGATCAGTTTGCTGTCAGCTCTCTTGCAGAAAAGTCCCCCAATGACGGTAGCAGTGGGGGAGGAACAAATGAAAACGGCATTGCTGCCTCCGTGCCTCGAAAGGGCAGGCAGCGAGCTAAGAAGACTACTCCTCCGTTGAATGACAAGAGTCTGTTGAATAACCAGAGCAAGTTGAATGACAATAGTGCGCTGACAAATAAGACCCCATTGAATGACAGCAGTTTATTGACGAGCAAGACCAAATTGAATGACAATAGTCTGTTAACGAACAAGACCAATTTGAAATCCAGCCACGACGGCAGTGTTTTCTCCCCCAACCTGGAGGAGTCGTCCGCATCGCTCCTGAACTCCACGGCCCTTTCCCAGTCCATGCTGAAGAGCGGCAGGAAGAGGAGATTGATGAAGACTCCCAGCCAGATGTTTGGCGACGAGCTGCCAGACGACGACACTCCGTCCGCCTCCTTTTTCAAGCTCGATAACACAATATCCgagatgagagaaaagaaaagtgtcagaggagatgagaagaagagacaggagaaTGCGGAAGAGCCGCGCCGGGATGGCTCTGCGGACGAGGCCCAAAAGACACCGTCCAAACGGCAAAGTCCTCGAGCGCTGAAGAGAAAGTCCCCGTCGCCCTCGACGGAGAGGAGTCTCGTCGACGGCCCTGAAACCGCCGAGGAGGAGGACTGCGGCGCGTTGGCGGACGCCGAGGAACCGCCGGAGGCGTCGGCGTCAGGTAGCGGCTCCAACCGCCTCTTGCGGAGCTTCTCCTGCCCCGAGATAGCTACTCTGTCGCACCACGAGCAGCCCTGGAGATCCCCCAACGCTCTCCTCCCCTCGCATGACCGTCCCCTGCGCTCCTCTgctccctaccaccaccaccaccaccaccgcaccacCCCTCACCAgccacccccccacctctccccctccaAGCGTGCACGCCGACACACCGTCTGCAGCCTGGAGATAGCGCGTGAGATTGCGCCGCTCTGCCTCCGCAAGGAGGTGTACCCCACCAGGAGGGGTGGCCTCTACGGCAGCCCCTCCCACCCCCTCTGCCCCAACCCCGCCTCCCCATCCACCTCCTTCACAGCCCTCGTTTCCAGCTTCCTGTCCAGTCCCCTGGCCTTCCTGTCGAGGAGATCGGACAGGGCGAAACGCAAGGCTCGTGCCGATGatggcctctcctcctcctcctcctccacatcctcctccttctactccacatcctcctccttcaGCCCCAGTGTGTCcctgtctgcctcctcctccctatcCCCACCCTCCACATCCAGCTCTGCCGTCCATCACTCGCCCGCTGGCTTCACGTGCATCGCCCCTCCCACCTCCAGCCATTTCTCAGATTCTGTGTCACCAGCCGACAG TAGCACCTCTCAGGACGAGGACTCTGGGCAGCAGTCTGAGGATGGAGACGAGAGCAGCTGCCTCAATGTTGAAATGCTGTCTACAGGAATCCCTGAAGAAAAAGCCCTGTCGGATTCAGAGATTAAG ATGGAAACGAGGCACGGGAAAGTTTCATCTATACGCATCCGTAAGACATTGCCCAAACCTCTTCATCATCTCACACCAATGGGCCTGCCAAAACTCATCAG GCCAAAGAAGAAAGAGTTCAGTGTTGAGGAGATCTACACCAATAAGAACTTCACCAAACCAGGAGAAGG ACGCTTGGAGACCATCTTTGAAGTCCCACTCAACCGCCGTGATGGATCCCACTGTCTGCTCGGACAGAAAAGAGTGAAGCGCTTTGTGGAGTTTGCCGAGCTGGGCAAGGTGCGGAAGGCTCGGAAGCCACTGGTTGGGCTGGGGAACAGCAACAACGCCACCACCCAGAAGAAGACCGGCGCACAGACGTCTGCTGGACGACCCCGGCGTGGTGCGTGGTCCACCTCCAAGGACGAGCAGAATGAGCTGCAGCTGTCCCCTGAGGATCTGGACTCCCTGCTCTGCTCCAAGCTGGATGAGCTGGATTCCCTGATAGCTGATGACCAGTGCTCTAGCTGA
- the prr14 gene encoding serine-rich adhesin for platelets isoform X2, translating into MNKQKRNQVLHRGHPTGDMLTSPPELPPQIVSPVERDVKASPSTLCIPHDMESNPQIASHSTVPPSCNNGDARPEQRRSGRLQAAPKDLAGDKSKLTVRKAPPKHPKKITFASVKREGRRRGETCGDENVAVSNPLRRQAIKGQGHNMTLPSAKAQMQELESCDMAKDNDTPESPTSAAKSWAMGPLFNSFKSKMASFTEIVMSPVRLFKPTDALPSDAAGVPDGGALSFDSSGDSVLGQKAHVSRRLPIHESPTKDAAVSKLKKERVEEEWSLKSSDLTRGSLRRGKGPSQSDSDTSSVNQNKSVLLGSADPSPSNNLLVRLVSPGRPQLRHTGQRKAIPSDRAEMLNTEPSAESVEPAALPQKLKQLKSGDEQLDDRLSKLSESSVLDTPPDSFSNGDGTSEREDLEESIPVVPHTRIRSSPRKQAKGISMTPAPFAKARASARQKATGKRVVTFGKDVKEAKDVDEEEEEEKKSKRDDCQNMSTDEEVDPPETEESSPEVENARRQRIDRKRIRKPQEVDLEWGGEGPKRRLKAGKAERVPKKQGKNKEMVKKECLSEWMETSEDIVFTKTMHTLLKDSGTNPLSSSHNSSVDSDVSGADGSEAPMKFEGSSRLTRRQAMSKQSTADTVKVDPLENEYADCFTDQFAVSSLAEKSPNDGSSGGGTNENGIAASVPRKGRQRAKKTTPPLNDKSLLNNQSKLNDNSALTNKTPLNDSSLLTSKTKLNDNSLLTNKTNLKSSHDGSVFSPNLEESSASLLNSTALSQSMLKSGRKRRLMKTPSQMFGDELPDDDTPSASFFKLDNTISEMREKKSVRGDEKKRQENAEEPRRDGSADEAQKTPSKRQSPRALKRKSPSPSTERSLVDGPETAEEEDCGALADAEEPPEASASGSGSNRLLRSFSCPEIATLSHHEQPWRSPNALLPSHDRPLRSSAPYHHHHHHRTTPHQPPPHLSPSKRARRHTVCSLEIAREIAPLCLRKEVYPTRRGGLYGSPSHPLCPNPASPSTSFTALVSSFLSSPLAFLSRRSDRAKRKARADDGLSSSSSSTSSSFYSTSSSFSPSVSLSASSSLSPPSTSSSAVHHSPAGFTCIAPPTSSHFSDSVSPADSSTSQDEDSGQQSEDGDESSCLNVEMLSTGIPEEKALSDSEIKMETRHGKVSSIRIRKTLPKPLHHLTPMGLPKLIRPKKKEFSVEEIYTNKNFTKPGEGRLETIFEVPLNRRDGSHCLLGQKRVKRFVEFAELGKVRKARKPLVGLGNSNNATTQKKTGAQTSAGRPRRGAWSTSKDEQNELQLSPEDLDSLLCSKLDELDSLIADDQCSS; encoded by the exons ATGAACAAACAAAAACGCAACCAAGTATTACAT CGTGGCCACCCAACAGGGGACATGTTGACATCTCCTCCTGAGTTGCCCCCCCAGATTGTCAGTCCAGTGGAAAGAGATGTCAAGGCCTCCCCTTCCACTCTCTGCATACCCCATGACATGGAATCCAACCCCCAGATAGCCTCTCATTCCACTGTCCCACCCAG CTGTAACAATGGAGATGCCCGGCCTGAGCAGAGACGCAGTGGAAGGCTACAGGCAGCCCCAAAAGACCTCGCTGGGGACAAGAGTAAACTCACAGTCCGCAAGGCCCCACCAAAACACCCCAAAAAAATAACCTTCGCATCAGtgaagagagagggcaggagaagaggg GAAACTTGTGGAGATGAAAATGTTGCAGTCAGCAATCCATTGAG GCGCCAAGCTATAAAAGGCCAGGGGCACAACATGACGTTGCCCTCGGCCAAAGCCCAGATGCAAGAGCTGGAGTCTTGTGACATGGCGAAGGACAATGACACTCCCGAGAGCCCGACGTCAGCTGCCAAGAGTTGGGCCATGGGTCCCTTGTTCAACTCCTTCAAGTCCAAGATGGCCAGCTTCACAGAGATTGTCATGAGCCCCGTCCGGCTCTTCAAGCCCACCGATGCTCTCCCCTCAGACGCGGCAGGAGTGCCCGATGGGGGGGCTCTGAGTTTCGACAGCAGCGGTGATTCCGTCCTCGGCCAGAAGGCCCACGTTTCCCGAAGATTGCCAATTCATGAGAGCCCGACTAAGGACGCTGCTGTTTCAAAGTTGAAAAAGGAacgagtggaggaggagtggagcttGAAGTCCTCTGATTTGACCCGCGGTTCACTGCGTAGGGGTAAAGGGCCGTCTCAGTCTGACTCGGACACGTCCAGCGTCAATCAGAACAAGTCCGTCCTGCTTGGGTCCGCAGATCCCAGCCCGTCCAATAACCTTTTAGTAAGGCTAGTTTCGCCTGGGCGACCCCAACTCAGACACACTGGTCAGAGAAAAGCAATCCCATCAGACCGTGCAGAGATGCTGAACACTGAGCCGTCTGCAGAGTCTGTTGAACCGGCAGCTTTGCCTCAGAAACTGAAGCAGTTAAAGAGCGGTGACGAGCAGCTTGACGACCGGTTGAGCAAGCTGTCTGAGTCCTCCGTGTTGGACACCCCTCCCGACTCGTTCTCCAACGGAGACGGAACGTCCGAGAGGGAAGACCTGGAGGAGAGCATCCCGGTGGTGCCGCacacacgcattcgctccagccCCAGGAAACAGGCTAAGGGCATTTCCATGACTCCTGCACCCTTTGCAAAGGCCAGGGCAAGTGCTCGACAGAAAGCTACCGGAAAGAGAGTAGTAACTTTTGGCAAGGACGTGAAAGAAGCGAAGGAtgttgatgaagaggaggaggaggagaagaagagcaagagagatgacTGTCAAAACATGTCCACAGACGAAGAAGTGGATCCACCTGAGACTGAGGAGTCCTCGCCAGAGGTGGAAAATGCTCGGAGACAACGCATAGACAGGAAACGCATCAGAAAGCCACAGGAAGTGGACCTAGAGTGGGGAGGAGAAGGCCCCAAGAGGAGGCTGAAGGCGGGAAAGGCCGAGCGGGTGCCAAAAAAGCAGGGTAAAAACAAGGAAATGGTCAAGAAGGAATGCTTGAGTGAATGGATGGAGACATCGGAAGATATCGTGTTCACAAAGACCATGCACACCCTGCTGAAAGACTCTGGAACCAACCCGCTGTCAAGTTCCCACAACTCCTCAGTGGACTCAGACGTGTCTGGTGCGGATGGGTCAGAAGCACCCATGAAATTCGAAGGCAGCTCTAGACTGACAAGGAGACAGGCCATGTCAAAGCAGTCAACGGCAGACACTGTAAAAGTCGATCCACTTGAAAACGAATACGCTGATTGCTTCACAGATCAGTTTGCTGTCAGCTCTCTTGCAGAAAAGTCCCCCAATGACGGTAGCAGTGGGGGAGGAACAAATGAAAACGGCATTGCTGCCTCCGTGCCTCGAAAGGGCAGGCAGCGAGCTAAGAAGACTACTCCTCCGTTGAATGACAAGAGTCTGTTGAATAACCAGAGCAAGTTGAATGACAATAGTGCGCTGACAAATAAGACCCCATTGAATGACAGCAGTTTATTGACGAGCAAGACCAAATTGAATGACAATAGTCTGTTAACGAACAAGACCAATTTGAAATCCAGCCACGACGGCAGTGTTTTCTCCCCCAACCTGGAGGAGTCGTCCGCATCGCTCCTGAACTCCACGGCCCTTTCCCAGTCCATGCTGAAGAGCGGCAGGAAGAGGAGATTGATGAAGACTCCCAGCCAGATGTTTGGCGACGAGCTGCCAGACGACGACACTCCGTCCGCCTCCTTTTTCAAGCTCGATAACACAATATCCgagatgagagaaaagaaaagtgtcagaggagatgagaagaagagacaggagaaTGCGGAAGAGCCGCGCCGGGATGGCTCTGCGGACGAGGCCCAAAAGACACCGTCCAAACGGCAAAGTCCTCGAGCGCTGAAGAGAAAGTCCCCGTCGCCCTCGACGGAGAGGAGTCTCGTCGACGGCCCTGAAACCGCCGAGGAGGAGGACTGCGGCGCGTTGGCGGACGCCGAGGAACCGCCGGAGGCGTCGGCGTCAGGTAGCGGCTCCAACCGCCTCTTGCGGAGCTTCTCCTGCCCCGAGATAGCTACTCTGTCGCACCACGAGCAGCCCTGGAGATCCCCCAACGCTCTCCTCCCCTCGCATGACCGTCCCCTGCGCTCCTCTgctccctaccaccaccaccaccaccaccgcaccacCCCTCACCAgccacccccccacctctccccctccaAGCGTGCACGCCGACACACCGTCTGCAGCCTGGAGATAGCGCGTGAGATTGCGCCGCTCTGCCTCCGCAAGGAGGTGTACCCCACCAGGAGGGGTGGCCTCTACGGCAGCCCCTCCCACCCCCTCTGCCCCAACCCCGCCTCCCCATCCACCTCCTTCACAGCCCTCGTTTCCAGCTTCCTGTCCAGTCCCCTGGCCTTCCTGTCGAGGAGATCGGACAGGGCGAAACGCAAGGCTCGTGCCGATGatggcctctcctcctcctcctcctccacatcctcctccttctactccacatcctcctccttcaGCCCCAGTGTGTCcctgtctgcctcctcctccctatcCCCACCCTCCACATCCAGCTCTGCCGTCCATCACTCGCCCGCTGGCTTCACGTGCATCGCCCCTCCCACCTCCAGCCATTTCTCAGATTCTGTGTCACCAGCCGACAG TAGCACCTCTCAGGACGAGGACTCTGGGCAGCAGTCTGAGGATGGAGACGAGAGCAGCTGCCTCAATGTTGAAATGCTGTCTACAGGAATCCCTGAAGAAAAAGCCCTGTCGGATTCAGAGATTAAG ATGGAAACGAGGCACGGGAAAGTTTCATCTATACGCATCCGTAAGACATTGCCCAAACCTCTTCATCATCTCACACCAATGGGCCTGCCAAAACTCATCAG GCCAAAGAAGAAAGAGTTCAGTGTTGAGGAGATCTACACCAATAAGAACTTCACCAAACCAGGAGAAGG ACGCTTGGAGACCATCTTTGAAGTCCCACTCAACCGCCGTGATGGATCCCACTGTCTGCTCGGACAGAAAAGAGTGAAGCGCTTTGTGGAGTTTGCCGAGCTGGGCAAGGTGCGGAAGGCTCGGAAGCCACTGGTTGGGCTGGGGAACAGCAACAACGCCACCACCCAGAAGAAGACCGGCGCACAGACGTCTGCTGGACGACCCCGGCGTGGTGCGTGGTCCACCTCCAAGGACGAGCAGAATGAGCTGCAGCTGTCCCCTGAGGATCTGGACTCCCTGCTCTGCTCCAAGCTGGATGAGCTGGATTCCCTGATAGCTGATGACCAGTGCTCTAGCTGA